In a genomic window of Streptomyces noursei ATCC 11455:
- a CDS encoding DsbA family protein: protein MSEPVKTPADFWFDPLCPWAWLTSRWMLEVEKVRPVQVRWHVMSLAVLNENKLDELPAQYAENMRPGGKAWGPVRVVTAAQQLHGDEVVGRLYTALGTRFHNAGEGVTREAVAAALADAGLPADLIDYADKDTYDAELRASHKEGIDLVGQEVGTPVIAVPGPEYDSASEASSSGGGGRVTGGKVAFFGPVVTPAPKGEQAAKLWDGTLMVASVPGFFEIKRTRTQAPSFD from the coding sequence GTGTCCGAGCCCGTGAAGACCCCAGCCGACTTCTGGTTCGACCCGCTGTGCCCCTGGGCGTGGCTGACCTCCCGTTGGATGCTGGAGGTGGAGAAGGTCCGCCCGGTCCAGGTGCGCTGGCACGTGATGAGCCTGGCCGTGCTGAACGAGAACAAACTCGACGAACTGCCCGCGCAGTACGCGGAGAACATGCGCCCGGGCGGCAAGGCGTGGGGCCCGGTCCGGGTGGTGACCGCCGCCCAGCAGCTGCACGGCGACGAGGTCGTCGGCAGGCTCTACACCGCGCTCGGCACCCGCTTCCACAACGCCGGTGAGGGCGTCACCCGGGAGGCCGTCGCGGCCGCCCTGGCCGACGCCGGCCTGCCCGCCGACCTGATCGACTACGCCGACAAGGACACCTACGACGCCGAGTTGCGCGCCTCCCACAAGGAGGGCATCGACCTGGTCGGCCAGGAGGTCGGCACCCCGGTGATCGCGGTTCCCGGGCCGGAATACGACAGTGCGAGCGAAGCGAGCTCTTCCGGGGGCGGAGGCCGGGTGACGGGCGGGAAGGTCGCCTTCTTCGGGCCGGTCGTCACGCCCGCTCCCAAGGGCGAGCAGGCCGCCAAGCTGTGGGACGGCACGCTGATGGTCGCGTCCGTCCCCGGCTTCTTCGAGATCAAGCGGACCCGCACGCAGGCGCCGTCCTTCGACTGA
- a CDS encoding superoxide dismutase, translating to MATYTLPELPYDYSALAPVISPEIIELHHDKHHAAYVKGANDTLEQLAEARDKDQWGNINGLEKNLAFHLSGHILHSIYWHNMTGDGGGEPLEADGVGELADAIAESFGSFAKFKAQLSKASATTQGSGWGVLAYEPVTGRLIVEQIYDHQGNVGQGSVPILVFDAWEHAFYLQYKNQKVDFIEAMWKVVNWQDVAKRYTAAKQRANNLLLAP from the coding sequence ATGGCGACCTACACACTTCCGGAACTCCCCTACGACTACTCGGCGCTGGCCCCGGTCATCAGCCCGGAGATCATCGAGCTGCACCACGACAAGCACCACGCGGCGTACGTCAAGGGCGCCAACGACACCCTTGAGCAGCTCGCCGAGGCGCGCGACAAGGACCAGTGGGGCAACATCAACGGCCTGGAGAAGAACCTCGCGTTCCACCTCTCCGGCCACATCCTGCACAGCATCTACTGGCACAACATGACCGGCGACGGCGGCGGCGAGCCGCTGGAGGCGGACGGCGTGGGTGAGCTGGCCGACGCCATCGCCGAGAGCTTCGGCTCGTTCGCCAAGTTCAAGGCGCAGCTGTCCAAGGCGTCGGCCACCACCCAGGGCTCCGGCTGGGGCGTGCTGGCCTACGAGCCGGTGACCGGCCGCCTCATCGTCGAGCAGATCTACGACCACCAGGGCAACGTCGGCCAGGGCTCGGTGCCGATCCTGGTCTTCGACGCCTGGGAGCACGCCTTCTACCTCCAGTACAAGAACCAGAAGGTGGACTTCATCGAGGCCATGTGGAAGGTCGTGAACTGGCAGGACGTGGCCAAGCGGTACACGGCCGCCAAGCAGCGCGCGAACAACCTCCTGCTGGCGCCGTAA
- a CDS encoding amino acid permease, translated as MNRTPSSAASAGARPAAASGAGQDGGALSHGLKQRHLSMIALGGVIGAGLFVGSREGIAAAGPSIVLAYAVSGALVMLIMRMLGEMSAARPSSGSFSVHAERSIGSWAGFTVGWMFTALLCVAVAAEALGAADVLHQWFPSTEPWMWVLLIMIVFTATNLTAVGNFGEFEFWFAALKVAAIALFLILGVLAIFGLLPGTSAPGTAHLTGDGGFLPKGVDGLMVGLLASVFAYGGLETVTIAAAESKDPARGVARAVRTAMWRIALFYVGSMAIIVTVIPWSAPSIAKSGPYVAVLDYLKIPAAGQIMNVVILVALLSAVNANIYGSSRMAYSLIARGQGPAVLGKVSGGVPRRTVLLCAAFGFLAVLFSFWWPTTVFQWLLNMVGAAVLVVWGFIAVAQLRTRRQLEREAPEKLIVKMWAFPYLTWVALAGIAAVLVLMLRDDNQRIQLLFTGGFGVVLTIVALVRQRALSRQ; from the coding sequence ATGAATCGGACACCCTCGTCCGCTGCGTCCGCCGGTGCGCGGCCCGCCGCGGCCTCGGGCGCCGGCCAGGACGGCGGCGCGCTGTCACACGGCCTCAAGCAACGCCATCTCTCGATGATCGCCCTCGGCGGGGTGATCGGCGCGGGGCTGTTCGTCGGTTCCCGCGAGGGCATCGCCGCGGCCGGCCCGTCGATCGTGCTGGCCTATGCCGTCTCCGGTGCGCTGGTCATGCTGATCATGCGGATGCTCGGCGAGATGTCCGCGGCCCGGCCGTCCTCCGGCTCCTTCTCGGTGCACGCCGAGCGGTCCATCGGCTCCTGGGCCGGCTTCACCGTGGGCTGGATGTTCACCGCGCTGCTGTGCGTGGCGGTGGCGGCCGAGGCACTGGGCGCCGCGGACGTGCTGCACCAGTGGTTCCCCTCCACCGAGCCGTGGATGTGGGTACTGCTGATCATGATCGTCTTCACCGCGACCAACCTGACCGCGGTCGGCAACTTCGGTGAGTTCGAGTTCTGGTTCGCCGCCCTGAAGGTCGCCGCGATCGCCCTGTTCCTGATCCTGGGCGTGCTGGCCATCTTCGGCCTGCTGCCCGGCACCTCGGCGCCCGGCACCGCGCACCTGACCGGCGACGGCGGCTTCCTGCCCAAGGGCGTGGACGGCCTGATGGTCGGTCTGCTGGCGTCGGTGTTCGCGTACGGCGGCCTGGAGACGGTGACCATCGCGGCGGCCGAGTCCAAGGACCCGGCCCGTGGCGTGGCCCGCGCGGTGCGCACCGCGATGTGGCGGATCGCGCTGTTCTACGTCGGCTCGATGGCGATCATCGTCACCGTCATCCCCTGGAGCGCGCCGTCGATCGCCAAGAGCGGCCCGTACGTGGCGGTGCTGGACTACCTCAAGATCCCGGCGGCCGGCCAGATCATGAACGTGGTCATCCTGGTCGCCCTGCTCTCCGCGGTGAACGCCAACATCTACGGCTCCTCGCGGATGGCCTACTCGCTGATCGCCCGCGGCCAGGGCCCGGCCGTCCTGGGCAAGGTGAGCGGCGGGGTGCCGCGCCGGACGGTGCTGCTGTGCGCCGCGTTCGGGTTCCTCGCGGTGCTCTTCAGCTTCTGGTGGCCGACCACCGTCTTCCAGTGGCTGCTGAACATGGTCGGCGCCGCGGTCCTGGTGGTCTGGGGCTTCATCGCCGTCGCGCAGCTGCGCACCCGGCGGCAGTTGGAGCGCGAGGCGCCCGAGAAGCTGATCGTGAAGATGTGGGCCTTCCCGTACCTCACGTGGGTGGCGCTGGCCGGGATCGCCGCGGTGCTGGTGCTGATGCTGCGCGACGACAACCAGCGGATCCAGCTGCTGTTCACCGGCGGCTTCGGCGTGGTGCTGACGATCGTCGCGCTCGTCCGGCAGCGGGCGCTGAGCCGGCAGTGA
- a CDS encoding amino acid permease — protein MHDALPPLAEKVEKEPLAGGLKQRHLTMLGLGGVIGAGLFVGSGAGIAVAGPGIVLSYLIAGALAMLVMRMLGEMSAAMPASGAFSVHAERALGRWAGFSVGWLYWFLLVVVLAVEATGAARIAHGWAPAVPQWGWVLIFMVVFTVANLAAVKNFGEFEFWFAALKVTAIVLFLALTLLAVFGVLPAASTYSGQPVGLTNLTGHGGFLPHGWSGVVSGVLAVVFAFGGLEVVTIAAAESDDPARAVGRAVRSAVWRILFFYVGSMLVIVTVLPWSSMQPGKSPYVMVLDHIGVPGAGQIMNIVVFVALLSALNANLYGSSRMVFSLAERGEAPRGLLKVSGGGVPRRAVLASVAFGFVSVLLNLKWPDSVFLYLLNAVGAVLLFVWGLIAVSQLRLRPRIEREAPERLILRMWAFPYLTWLALAAMGAVIVLMLTDATARPQLLWSAGATALVLVVAGARELRARRARA, from the coding sequence ATGCACGACGCACTGCCGCCCCTGGCCGAGAAGGTCGAGAAAGAGCCGTTGGCAGGGGGGCTCAAGCAGCGCCATCTGACGATGCTGGGGCTGGGCGGGGTGATCGGTGCGGGGCTGTTCGTCGGCTCCGGGGCGGGCATCGCGGTGGCCGGGCCGGGGATCGTGCTGTCCTATCTGATCGCCGGTGCGCTGGCGATGCTGGTCATGCGGATGCTCGGGGAGATGTCGGCGGCGATGCCGGCCTCCGGGGCGTTCTCGGTGCACGCCGAGCGGGCGCTGGGACGGTGGGCCGGCTTCAGCGTGGGGTGGCTGTACTGGTTCCTGCTCGTGGTGGTGCTGGCGGTGGAGGCCACCGGGGCGGCGCGGATCGCACACGGCTGGGCGCCGGCGGTGCCGCAGTGGGGCTGGGTGCTGATCTTCATGGTCGTCTTCACCGTCGCGAATCTGGCCGCGGTGAAGAACTTCGGCGAGTTCGAGTTCTGGTTCGCCGCCCTGAAGGTCACCGCGATCGTGCTGTTCCTGGCGCTGACGCTGCTGGCGGTCTTCGGGGTGCTGCCCGCCGCGTCGACCTACTCGGGCCAGCCGGTCGGGCTGACCAACCTCACCGGGCACGGCGGGTTCCTGCCGCACGGCTGGTCCGGGGTGGTCTCGGGGGTGCTGGCCGTGGTGTTCGCGTTCGGCGGCCTGGAGGTGGTCACCATCGCGGCGGCCGAGTCGGACGACCCGGCGCGGGCGGTGGGCCGGGCGGTGCGCAGCGCGGTGTGGCGGATCCTCTTCTTCTACGTGGGCTCGATGCTGGTCATCGTCACCGTGCTGCCCTGGTCGTCGATGCAGCCGGGCAAGAGCCCGTATGTGATGGTGCTGGACCACATCGGGGTGCCGGGCGCCGGGCAGATCATGAACATCGTGGTGTTCGTGGCGCTGCTGTCGGCGCTGAACGCCAATCTCTACGGTTCGTCGCGGATGGTGTTCTCGCTGGCCGAGCGCGGCGAGGCGCCGCGCGGGCTGCTGAAGGTGTCGGGCGGGGGCGTGCCGCGCCGGGCGGTGCTGGCCTCGGTGGCGTTCGGCTTCGTCTCGGTGCTGCTCAATCTCAAGTGGCCGGATTCGGTCTTCCTCTACTTGCTCAACGCCGTCGGTGCGGTGCTGCTGTTCGTCTGGGGGTTGATCGCCGTCTCCCAGCTGCGGCTGCGGCCCCGGATCGAACGGGAGGCGCCGGAGCGGCTGATCCTGCGGATGTGGGCGTTCCCCTATCTGACGTGGCTGGCGCTGGCGGCGATGGGCGCGGTGATCGTGCTGATGCTGACCGATGCCACGGCCCGGCCGCAGCTGCTGTGGTCGGCCGGTGCGACCGCGTTGGTGCTGGTGGTGGCCGGTGCGCGGGAGCTGAGGGCGCGTCGGGCGCGGGCCTGA
- a CDS encoding biotin transporter BioY yields the protein MSTVAPTLRPGAVLADLLPAATATRARVRDAALVAGGAVITGIAAQIALPVPGSPVPVTGQTFAALLVGASLGARRGLASLALYALAGMAGVPWFAGGAAGAGGATFGYVLGMLLAATAVGALARRGGDRGMLRTAATMFAGNAVIYAIGVPYLALSTGMSLDRAVAVGMVPFLIGDALKIALAVGALPTAWKLAGRRG from the coding sequence ATGAGCACAGTCGCCCCCACCCTCCGTCCTGGAGCGGTCCTCGCCGACCTGCTGCCGGCCGCCACCGCCACCCGCGCCCGCGTCCGCGACGCCGCGCTGGTCGCCGGCGGCGCCGTGATCACCGGCATCGCGGCCCAGATCGCGCTCCCGGTCCCCGGCTCCCCGGTCCCGGTCACCGGCCAGACCTTCGCCGCCCTCCTCGTCGGCGCCTCGCTCGGCGCCCGCCGCGGGCTGGCCTCGCTGGCGCTCTACGCCCTGGCGGGCATGGCCGGCGTGCCGTGGTTCGCCGGCGGCGCCGCCGGCGCCGGCGGCGCCACCTTCGGCTACGTCCTCGGCATGCTGCTCGCCGCCACCGCCGTGGGCGCGCTGGCCCGCCGCGGCGGCGACCGCGGGATGCTCCGCACCGCCGCCACGATGTTCGCCGGCAACGCCGTCATCTACGCGATCGGCGTCCCCTACCTCGCGCTCAGCACGGGGATGTCCCTCGACCGGGCGGTCGCCGTCGGCATGGTGCCGTTCCTGATCGGCGACGCCCTCAAGATCGCCCTGGCCGTGGGCGCGCTGCCCACCGCCTGGAAGCTGGCCGGCCGCCGCGGCTGA
- a CDS encoding amino acid permease, with protein sequence MGAHPPTPHAVPAAGEPGNGSANRPPEGLQAGLKNRHLSMIAIGGVIGAGLFVGSGAGINAAGPGILLSYALTGLLVVLVMRMLGEMAAASPTSGSFSAYADRALGRWAGFTIGWLYWFFWSVVLAVEATAAASILTGWIPAVPQWAWALLVMIVLTGTNLVSVGSFGEFEFWFAGIKVVAIVIFIVVGALAIFGLPPGHDAVGTANLIGHGGFLPKGPGAILSGMLLVVFSFMGSEIVTLAASESPNPVVAVRKAVNSVIWRIALFYIGSIAVIVTLLPWDSPEVAKSPYVAVLKSLHIPYVDVVMDVVVLTAVLSCLNSGLYTASRMAFSLGERGDAPKSFATVNKGGVPAVAIWASVAFGFIATIFSYTSKDTIFQFLLNSSGAVALFVWLVICVSQLRMRRTIERETPERLTVRMWLYPWLTYATIALIVFVVGYMFYDKNGREQMVLSVVAAVVVLVAGLVLQKRRPREAPEPAAAAKAPENV encoded by the coding sequence ATGGGCGCGCACCCGCCTACCCCTCACGCGGTCCCCGCTGCCGGTGAACCCGGCAACGGCTCCGCGAACCGGCCGCCCGAAGGGCTCCAGGCCGGCCTCAAGAACCGCCATCTGTCCATGATCGCCATCGGCGGGGTCATCGGCGCCGGCCTGTTCGTCGGATCCGGAGCCGGCATCAACGCCGCCGGCCCGGGGATCCTCCTCTCGTACGCGCTGACCGGTCTGCTGGTCGTGCTGGTGATGCGGATGCTGGGCGAGATGGCCGCGGCCTCCCCCACCTCCGGTTCGTTCTCCGCGTACGCGGACCGGGCGCTCGGCCGCTGGGCGGGCTTCACCATCGGCTGGCTGTACTGGTTCTTCTGGTCGGTGGTGCTGGCGGTCGAGGCGACCGCCGCGGCGTCGATCCTGACCGGCTGGATACCGGCGGTGCCCCAGTGGGCCTGGGCGCTGCTGGTGATGATCGTGCTGACCGGCACCAACCTGGTGTCGGTGGGCTCGTTCGGCGAGTTCGAGTTCTGGTTCGCCGGGATCAAGGTCGTGGCGATCGTGATCTTCATCGTGGTCGGCGCGCTGGCGATCTTCGGGCTGCCGCCGGGGCACGACGCGGTGGGCACCGCGAACCTGATCGGACACGGCGGCTTCCTGCCGAAGGGACCGGGCGCGATCCTCTCCGGGATGCTGCTGGTGGTCTTCTCCTTCATGGGCAGCGAGATCGTCACGCTGGCGGCGAGCGAGTCGCCGAACCCGGTGGTCGCCGTCCGCAAGGCCGTCAACAGCGTGATCTGGCGGATCGCGCTGTTCTACATCGGGTCGATCGCGGTGATCGTGACGCTGCTGCCGTGGGACTCCCCGGAGGTGGCCAAGAGCCCGTACGTGGCGGTGCTGAAGTCGCTGCACATCCCGTACGTGGACGTGGTGATGGACGTGGTCGTGCTGACCGCGGTGCTGTCCTGTCTGAACTCCGGGCTCTACACGGCGTCCCGGATGGCGTTCTCGCTCGGTGAGCGCGGCGACGCGCCGAAGTCGTTCGCGACGGTCAACAAGGGCGGCGTCCCGGCGGTGGCGATCTGGGCGTCGGTGGCCTTCGGGTTCATCGCGACGATCTTCAGCTACACCTCGAAGGACACCATCTTCCAGTTCCTGCTGAACTCCTCGGGCGCGGTGGCGCTCTTCGTCTGGCTGGTGATCTGCGTCTCGCAGCTGCGGATGCGCCGGACCATCGAGCGGGAGACGCCGGAGCGGCTGACGGTGCGGATGTGGCTGTACCCGTGGCTGACCTACGCCACCATCGCGCTGATCGTCTTCGTCGTGGGCTACATGTTCTACGACAAGAACGGCCGGGAGCAGATGGTGCTGTCGGTGGTGGCGGCCGTGGTGGTGCTGGTGGCCGGGCTGGTGCTGCAGAAGCGGCGGCCCCGTGAGGCGCCGGAGCCGGCGGCGGCCGCGAAGGCGCCGGAGAACGTCTAG
- a CDS encoding ribose-5-phosphate isomerase, with product MRVYIGSDHAGFDLKNHLVDWLKAHGHEPVDCGPHIYDAQDDYPPFCLRAAEKTAADPDSLGIVIGGSGNGEQIAANKVKGVRAALAWSEETAKLGREHNNANVISVGGRMHTEDEATRFVEVFLTTPYSGEERHTRRIEMLSRYETTGELPPIPAHHPQQD from the coding sequence ATGCGCGTGTACATCGGCTCCGACCATGCCGGCTTCGACCTCAAGAACCACCTCGTGGACTGGCTCAAGGCCCATGGCCACGAGCCCGTCGACTGCGGCCCCCACATCTACGACGCCCAGGACGACTACCCGCCGTTCTGCCTGCGTGCCGCGGAGAAGACCGCCGCCGACCCGGACAGCCTGGGCATCGTGATCGGCGGCTCCGGCAACGGCGAGCAGATTGCCGCCAACAAGGTCAAGGGCGTCCGCGCCGCGCTGGCGTGGAGCGAGGAGACCGCCAAGCTCGGCCGCGAGCACAACAACGCCAACGTCATCTCCGTCGGCGGCCGGATGCACACCGAGGACGAGGCCACCCGCTTCGTCGAGGTCTTCCTCACCACCCCGTACTCGGGTGAGGAACGGCACACCCGCCGCATCGAGATGCTCTCCCGCTACGAGACCACCGGCGAGCTCCCCCCGATCCCGGCCCACCACCCGCAGCAGGACTGA
- a CDS encoding Fpg/Nei family DNA glycosylase, giving the protein MPEGHTIHRLALDHRDRFEGAPVRASSPQGKFAEGAALIDGQVMESAEAHGKHLFLGFGLDRWVHIHLGLFGKLGFGATPPPPPTDTVRLRLVGAGHHADLRGPTACSLITDAEKQAIHDRLGPDPLRPDDDGTGAWRRISRSRTTVAALLLDQKVIAGVGNVYRAEVLFRHGIDPYLPGRDLRRDQWDAVWADLVDLMREGVKNNRIDTVRPEHTPEAMGRPPRVDDHGGEVYVYRRTGAACHICGSEIRTAGLAARNLFWCPVCQPAAARP; this is encoded by the coding sequence ATGCCCGAGGGGCACACCATCCACCGCCTCGCGCTGGACCACCGGGACCGCTTCGAGGGCGCCCCGGTCCGGGCCAGCAGCCCGCAGGGCAAGTTCGCCGAGGGCGCGGCGCTCATCGACGGCCAGGTCATGGAGAGTGCCGAGGCGCACGGCAAACACCTCTTCCTCGGCTTCGGCCTGGACCGCTGGGTCCACATCCACCTCGGCCTCTTCGGCAAGCTCGGCTTCGGCGCCACTCCGCCCCCGCCGCCCACCGACACCGTCCGGCTGCGGCTGGTCGGCGCCGGCCACCACGCCGACCTGCGCGGCCCCACCGCCTGCTCGCTGATCACCGACGCCGAGAAGCAGGCGATACACGACCGGCTGGGCCCCGACCCGCTGCGGCCGGACGACGACGGCACCGGCGCCTGGCGACGGATCTCCCGCAGCCGCACCACCGTCGCGGCGCTGCTGCTCGACCAGAAGGTGATCGCCGGCGTCGGCAACGTCTATCGCGCCGAGGTCCTCTTCCGGCACGGCATCGACCCCTACCTCCCCGGCCGCGACCTGCGCCGCGACCAGTGGGACGCGGTCTGGGCCGACCTGGTGGACCTGATGCGGGAGGGCGTGAAGAACAACCGGATCGACACCGTCCGCCCCGAGCACACCCCGGAGGCCATGGGCCGCCCGCCCCGGGTCGACGACCACGGCGGCGAGGTCTACGTCTACCGCCGCACCGGCGCCGCCTGCCACATCTGCGGCAGCGAGATCCGCACCGCCGGCCTGGCCGCCCGCAACCTCTTCTGGTGCCCCGTGTGCCAGCCCGCCGCCGCCCGCCCCTGA
- a CDS encoding GNAT family N-acetyltransferase, producing MTTELQPLRDADWDAWYDKLDVAFGGVPEGPERRAWWRAVTEIERAFAVRDGGEIVGTGGSFSFGLTVPGGAELPVAGVTLISVQPTHRRRGVLRSMMRHQLTDVHARGEALAVLTATEPAIYGRFGYGPATQGMSMTVDTVRLAAPDLPGVADVRLRLVDPAAAVAACERVYAQLVPTRPGMLARRPHWERLPVLDPESERNGAGQLQCVLAEVDGEVRGYARYAVKPDWDHAGPRGSVLVRHVDALDPVAYAALWRYLFGIDLTASVVARGRPVDDPLLHLVADQRRCEIRVQEQLFARPVDVGAALAARTYRRPVDVVLEVADDLCPWNAGRWRLSGDERGAVCERTTDPAELALSVRELGSAYLGGCTLSALAGAGRVRELRPGALAAASQAFGSDLAPWLPHGF from the coding sequence ATGACGACAGAGTTGCAGCCGTTGCGGGATGCCGACTGGGATGCCTGGTACGACAAGCTGGACGTGGCGTTCGGCGGGGTCCCGGAGGGGCCGGAGAGGCGTGCGTGGTGGCGTGCCGTCACCGAGATCGAGCGGGCTTTCGCGGTCCGGGACGGCGGCGAGATCGTCGGCACCGGCGGATCGTTCTCGTTCGGACTAACCGTGCCGGGCGGCGCGGAGCTGCCCGTGGCCGGGGTCACGCTGATCAGCGTGCAGCCCACCCACCGGCGGCGCGGGGTGCTGCGCTCGATGATGCGCCACCAGCTGACGGACGTCCACGCGCGCGGCGAGGCGCTGGCGGTGCTGACCGCAACGGAGCCGGCGATCTACGGGCGGTTCGGGTACGGCCCGGCCACCCAGGGGATGTCGATGACCGTGGACACGGTGCGGCTGGCCGCCCCGGACCTGCCGGGCGTGGCCGACGTCCGACTGCGGCTGGTGGACCCGGCGGCCGCGGTGGCCGCGTGCGAGCGGGTCTACGCGCAACTGGTGCCGACCCGGCCGGGGATGCTGGCGCGCCGCCCCCACTGGGAGCGGCTGCCGGTGCTCGACCCGGAGAGCGAGCGGAACGGGGCCGGCCAACTCCAGTGCGTGCTGGCCGAGGTGGACGGCGAGGTGCGGGGGTACGCGCGGTATGCCGTCAAGCCCGATTGGGACCACGCCGGGCCGCGCGGGTCGGTGCTGGTGCGCCACGTCGACGCGCTGGACCCGGTGGCCTACGCCGCGCTGTGGCGCTATCTGTTCGGGATCGACCTGACCGCGTCGGTGGTGGCGCGCGGCCGGCCGGTGGACGACCCGCTGCTGCACCTGGTGGCGGACCAGCGGCGCTGTGAGATCAGGGTGCAGGAGCAGCTGTTCGCCCGGCCGGTGGACGTCGGGGCGGCGCTGGCGGCCCGGACGTACCGGCGGCCGGTGGACGTGGTGCTGGAGGTCGCGGACGACCTCTGCCCGTGGAACGCGGGACGCTGGCGGCTGTCCGGCGACGAGCGTGGGGCGGTGTGCGAGCGGACCACCGACCCGGCCGAACTCGCATTGTCGGTACGGGAGTTGGGCTCGGCCTATCTGGGCGGGTGCACGCTGTCGGCGCTGGCCGGGGCCGGCCGGGTGCGGGAGCTGCGGCCGGGGGCGCTGGCGGCGGCGTCGCAGGCGTTCGGGTCCGACCTGGCGCCGTGGCTGCCGCACGGGTTCTGA
- a CDS encoding PP2C family protein-serine/threonine phosphatase — protein sequence MHKRLHRTRIGMRKAGVDYFRGDGSDWVALAALLVAVPAIAGGTLWHPEWIAPTALVLPIIAGGLLLRPANLLVLYAASAAALIVEAALFGPYDQGRDRITPGTVLVVAAVGLSGLLVAQFRSRVGVPWRRGGTMLFDLRERIRVQSTLPKLPKGWHHEMALRPAGGQSFSGDFVVASRTQGGNILEVVLTDVSGKGMDAASRALLLSGAFGGLLGSLPPHGFLTAANGYLLRQDWDEGFATSVHLVLDLESGDYELFSAGHLPGLQLSAGTGRWEEKTGEGPLLGVYDGAQFDPVKGTLRPGDVLMLFTDGLVEAADRDIAEGMDRLTGEAERYVHSGFAGAAWHLIEAVAKDVNDDRALLLITRDG from the coding sequence ATGCACAAACGGCTGCACCGGACCCGCATCGGCATGCGCAAGGCCGGCGTCGACTACTTCCGCGGCGACGGCTCCGACTGGGTCGCGCTGGCCGCCCTCCTCGTCGCCGTCCCGGCCATCGCCGGCGGCACCCTCTGGCACCCGGAGTGGATCGCGCCGACCGCGCTGGTCCTCCCGATCATCGCCGGCGGACTGCTGCTGCGACCGGCCAACCTCCTGGTCCTGTACGCCGCCTCCGCCGCCGCGCTGATCGTCGAGGCGGCGCTGTTCGGCCCGTACGACCAGGGGCGGGACCGGATCACCCCGGGCACGGTCCTGGTCGTCGCCGCGGTCGGGCTCTCCGGGCTGCTGGTCGCGCAGTTCCGCAGCCGGGTCGGCGTGCCCTGGCGGCGCGGCGGCACCATGCTCTTCGACCTGCGCGAACGGATCCGGGTGCAGAGCACGCTGCCCAAGCTCCCCAAGGGCTGGCACCACGAGATGGCGCTCCGCCCGGCCGGCGGCCAGTCCTTCTCCGGCGACTTCGTGGTCGCCTCCCGCACCCAGGGCGGCAACATCCTGGAGGTCGTGCTCACCGACGTCTCCGGCAAGGGCATGGACGCGGCGTCCCGGGCCCTGCTGCTGTCCGGCGCCTTCGGCGGCCTGCTCGGCTCACTGCCGCCGCACGGCTTCCTCACGGCCGCCAACGGCTATCTGCTGCGCCAGGACTGGGACGAGGGCTTCGCCACCTCCGTCCACCTCGTCCTCGACCTGGAGTCCGGCGACTACGAGCTGTTCTCCGCGGGCCACCTCCCCGGCCTCCAACTCAGCGCGGGCACCGGCCGCTGGGAGGAGAAGACGGGGGAGGGCCCGCTGCTCGGGGTCTACGACGGCGCCCAGTTCGACCCGGTCAAGGGGACGCTGCGCCCCGGCGACGTGCTGATGCTGTTCACCGACGGCCTGGTGGAGGCCGCCGACCGCGACATCGCCGAGGGCATGGACCGGCTGACCGGCGAGGCCGAGCGCTATGTGCACAGCGGCTTCGCCGGCGCCGCCTGGCATCTGATCGAGGCCGTCGCCAAGGACGTCAACGACGACCGGGCGCTGCTGCTGATCACCCGGGACGGCTGA